GCGCCGCAGCAAAAAGCGGAAGCCTTGTACTTCCTCAGGATTTTCCCAGCCCGATCCAATCCGGCCCACCACCTGATCACCGGGGGCTAGCGTGGCGAACAGGACTCTCTCGAAGCCCATTCCCTTGTGGAGGCTTTCCAGAATCAAGGGGAACAATTCCGGCATGCGCCCTTCCTGTGCGGCTTGGGACAGCCGCTTCAGGCAATCCAAGCACACGATGGGGTCTTCTTTGCCTGCCTGGGGTTGGGAGCCCACATCCACCACCGATGGGTCGGCTTCGATTCCAGACAGCCGCATGAACAGCTCCGCGTCCTGTTCGGGCGTGCAAGGAGCCACGGTGATCGTCTGGGAGCAAGCTTTGGATCCGAACAGGATCGCCGTATCCCTGGCCTCCCGGGAAAGTCTGGCCATCAGCGAGGTGACCACCGCCGGGTCCATTTGCAAACGCTCTCCCAATCGGACGATTTCGTCCCGGACCTGAGCTGTCTCCCAGCCATTGTCGAGCGCCTGCACCCATCGCCACGCCAGCAGAATGCACTCGGCCGGCCCGGTGCTGGTTCGATTGCGAAACACCTCGATCAACACGTTGGAAAGCTTCCATTCCTCCACCAGGGCTTGGGTCAGCTGACGAAGGCTGAAGCCCAGCAGTGCTTTTTCCGTGGCCGATCCGTCACTGCCTGGACGAAGCGCCGAATCCAGGGCGGCACCTTCATCTTCGGAAAAGCACCAGAAGACCAGATTGCCCACCCGATAGAGCAAGGCCCCGATGAACACTTCCTCCGCCAGCGGCTCGCGCATGGTCTGGGCCAAGGTCCGTGCCACCAGGGCCGCATGGATGGAACGACCCAAGTCCGCCATCACCCGGTCCTGCCGGCGACCACCAAGCAGGGCTTCGATCAGTGCCAAACTCACGCAGATCGTGCAGATGGCATCCACCCCCAAAACGACAATCCCCCTCGATACCGTTTGGATCGGCTTTCCCGAAGGGTTGTAGAACACCGTGTTGGCGATCCGCAGGACACGCGCGGTGAGTGCCGGATCGGTGAGGATCAGCTTCCCCAATGCTTCGCTACCCGTTTCCGGATTGCTTGCCGCCGTGCGGATATCGGTGGCCGTGCGCCGAAACGCCGGCATCTCCTTGTCCACGATTCGTTTGAGCCACACGGAAAGAGACATGGGTGTCATCGTACCACATTCGCGACACCAGTTGGACGATCAGGAATGGAAGCGCAGAACCACGATTTCGGGACGCACCAACACCCGCAAAGGAATGCCCTCGCACCCCAACCCGGACGACACCACCAAGTGGCTCTCCCCCACCCGGAATGTCCCGTAGCTCCATTTGCGGGAGTATTTGCTGGGAGTCAAAAGTGCACCCAGCAACGGAAAGCCGATCTGGCCACCGTGGGTGTGGCCCGCCAGGATATAGCGGCTCCCCCGGCGCGAAAGCGAAGGAGCGTTGTCCGGCGTGTGGGTCAGACACAGGTCCGCACCGCCGGGAGGGGCGCCGCTCAGAGGGTCGTGACTTCCGGCGAACGGACTGGATGTCCCGTGCAAGGTGATGATCTGGCCGCTGGCACGCTGGAGAGCAACCCATTTGTCGTCCAGAACATTGGCCCCGGCTCGACGCAGGATCCGCCGGACTTCGGCTGGAGCGACCTCGTCGTGATTGCCCAGGATGGCGTGGATTCCCAATTCCGGAGAAAGCCTCGCGGCCCCTTGGAAGGCTCGCTCCATCAGGGGAACATCTTGCGGGGTGTCGAGATAATCTCCACCGAGAAGCACCAGATCCGGGCCGATCCCGGAAACCGTATTCCATACCCGATCGTACCAGGCGCACGAAGGATTGCCGTTGCAATGGAAATCGGAAAGGAAGACCACCGTGAGCCCATCCAAGTGCGCGCCCGCTCCCGCGAATTGGTAGCTGCGGACCTGGAGCGCGTCTGTGCAGACGATTCCGCCGGAATGACCAACCACCCCGACCGCCTGCGATCGCGCCGAACTGAACCCGATGGCCTGCCTGGCCAAACGGTTTCCCTCCCATCCAACCAGCAGGATGAACAAGAGCCAGCTCAATCCATCCAGGGCCCTCGACCAGGCCAGACCGGCGATCGTCGGGATCACGAGGAACACGACCAAAAGCCATGCCCCACGCCGCAGCTTGCGTCGGTCGTCGGAATCTGTCATACAGATCCGGTTGAACAGCATCAGCCAGACGAATCCGCCCACCAACGCCATCCGAAAAGCGACGATCATCCGAGACGGCCCGACCGTTGGAGATTCATGCCTTCGCCCCGACCTGCTGGCCCTTCCAGCGGAACCGGCCGAAGGTGCCCATCAGAGTCGCCAAGACCACCACGGGGATCTGCACG
This DNA window, taken from Fibrobacterota bacterium, encodes the following:
- a CDS encoding metallophosphoesterase gives rise to the protein MIVAFRMALVGGFVWLMLFNRICMTDSDDRRKLRRGAWLLVVFLVIPTIAGLAWSRALDGLSWLLFILLVGWEGNRLARQAIGFSSARSQAVGVVGHSGGIVCTDALQVRSYQFAGAGAHLDGLTVVFLSDFHCNGNPSCAWYDRVWNTVSGIGPDLVLLGGDYLDTPQDVPLMERAFQGAARLSPELGIHAILGNHDEVAPAEVRRILRRAGANVLDDKWVALQRASGQIITLHGTSSPFAGSHDPLSGAPPGGADLCLTHTPDNAPSLSRRGSRYILAGHTHGGQIGFPLLGALLTPSKYSRKWSYGTFRVGESHLVVSSGLGCEGIPLRVLVRPEIVVLRFHS
- a CDS encoding HDOD domain-containing protein; amino-acid sequence: MSLSVWLKRIVDKEMPAFRRTATDIRTAASNPETGSEALGKLILTDPALTARVLRIANTVFYNPSGKPIQTVSRGIVVLGVDAICTICVSLALIEALLGGRRQDRVMADLGRSIHAALVARTLAQTMREPLAEEVFIGALLYRVGNLVFWCFSEDEGAALDSALRPGSDGSATEKALLGFSLRQLTQALVEEWKLSNVLIEVFRNRTSTGPAECILLAWRWVQALDNGWETAQVRDEIVRLGERLQMDPAVVTSLMARLSREARDTAILFGSKACSQTITVAPCTPEQDAELFMRLSGIEADPSVVDVGSQPQAGKEDPIVCLDCLKRLSQAAQEGRMPELFPLILESLHKGMGFERVLFATLAPGDQVVGRIGSGWENPEEVQGFRFLLRRQMADSLSRAIEVGGVVEYVIGDPAVRSIRVPEELAMLKSRSFLFGVLQVGGRSLGAVFTDRGKSGAAFPETMRDAFRHMIQQGNLLLGQAMAVRAAQAKQSA